A part of Myxococcus landrumus genomic DNA contains:
- a CDS encoding NAD(P)-dependent oxidoreductase: MRLGVLAAEVYRFSCCKYKTGTRGRSKDMGTHQVQKVCIIGASGKLGQYMVRHALDRGYEVVGVCRERSVPKLAEFADRMTVIPGPTNDRDVIRAAVAGCDGVLTVLAPWGVRQYSSGTAQAVLDFAAPGARLVFSCGWHITKDGQDQYSWQFKAGVRVVTWLARALRAVDVDDQVEACRRIFASDRRWTVVRGSDLEEGESQGLPVWSHHVGDPVLASNRTRRVDYARFMVEALTDDSLIHAAPAIVGCRTESALAHASRALSPA, encoded by the coding sequence GTGCGACTTGGCGTGCTCGCGGCGGAGGTCTATCGTTTCTCGTGTTGCAAGTACAAGACAGGTACGAGAGGACGGAGCAAGGACATGGGCACGCACCAGGTGCAGAAGGTCTGCATCATCGGCGCCTCGGGGAAGCTTGGGCAGTACATGGTCCGACACGCGCTGGACCGGGGCTACGAGGTCGTCGGCGTCTGTCGTGAGCGCAGTGTCCCGAAGCTCGCGGAGTTCGCGGACCGGATGACCGTCATTCCAGGGCCGACGAATGACCGGGACGTCATCCGCGCGGCCGTCGCCGGGTGTGACGGCGTGCTGACGGTGCTGGCCCCCTGGGGCGTGCGGCAGTACTCGTCAGGCACGGCGCAGGCGGTGCTCGACTTCGCCGCGCCCGGTGCGCGCCTGGTCTTCTCGTGCGGCTGGCACATCACGAAGGACGGCCAGGACCAGTACTCGTGGCAGTTCAAGGCCGGTGTCCGGGTCGTCACGTGGCTGGCCCGCGCCCTGCGCGCCGTGGATGTCGATGACCAGGTGGAGGCGTGCCGACGCATCTTCGCCAGCGACCGGCGATGGACCGTCGTCCGAGGGAGCGACCTCGAGGAGGGCGAGAGCCAGGGGCTGCCCGTGTGGAGTCACCACGTCGGCGACCCGGTGCTCGCGAGCAACCGGACGCGGCGCGTGGACTACGCGCGCTTCATGGTGGAGGCCCTCACCGACGACTCGCTCATCCACGCGGCGCCCGCCATCGTCGGATGCCGCACGGAGAGCGCGTTGGCCCATGCGAGCCGAGCCCTGTCGCCCGCGTGA
- a CDS encoding nucleotidyltransferase, with the protein MEKRHPNHPGEMGTDAGLAERERTADEINARARAVGLLCDAGVPFVVGGAYAYATYTGIYRDTKDLDLFPRKADALRALQVLEKDGWRTERTDEVWLYKAFKGDYFVDFIFSSGNGVAVVDDEWFEHANRATVFGHSCLVAPAEEMIWSKAFVAERERYDGADVNHLILKAGQRMDWGRLMRRFDRYWEVLLSHVMMFRFSYPSERDVIPDWVMAELMRRTMDSILEGRWDARLCRGNLVSKVNYHVDIHHWGFGDGRAWDENERQQGGERVAGPELENSVGGSR; encoded by the coding sequence ATGGAAAAGCGACACCCCAATCATCCCGGGGAGATGGGCACGGACGCGGGGCTCGCCGAGCGCGAGCGCACCGCGGATGAAATCAATGCCCGCGCGCGGGCGGTGGGGTTGTTGTGTGACGCGGGTGTTCCGTTCGTCGTCGGCGGCGCCTACGCGTACGCCACCTATACGGGCATCTACCGGGACACGAAGGACCTGGACCTGTTTCCTCGCAAGGCGGACGCGCTGCGTGCGCTCCAGGTCCTGGAGAAGGATGGGTGGCGCACCGAGCGCACCGACGAGGTGTGGCTCTACAAGGCCTTCAAGGGGGACTACTTCGTCGACTTCATCTTCTCGTCCGGCAACGGCGTGGCGGTGGTGGACGACGAGTGGTTCGAGCACGCCAATCGCGCCACCGTCTTCGGCCACTCGTGTCTGGTGGCGCCCGCGGAGGAGATGATCTGGTCCAAGGCGTTCGTCGCGGAGCGCGAGCGCTACGACGGCGCGGACGTCAACCACCTCATCCTCAAGGCGGGGCAGCGCATGGACTGGGGGCGGCTGATGCGCCGCTTCGACCGCTACTGGGAGGTGCTGCTCAGCCACGTGATGATGTTCCGCTTCTCCTATCCCTCCGAGCGCGATGTCATCCCGGACTGGGTGATGGCGGAGCTGATGCGGCGGACGATGGACAGCATTCTCGAGGGCCGCTGGGACGCGCGGCTGTGCCGGGGCAACCTCGTCTCGAAGGTGAACTACCACGTGGACATCCACCACTGGGGGTTCGGCGACGGACGGGCCTGGGACGAGAACGAACGACAGCAGGGGGGCGAGCGTGTCGCGGGACCCGAGCTCGAAAATTCGGTTGGCGGCAGTCGGTGA
- a CDS encoding ABC transporter ATP-binding protein codes for MIEVQHLTKRYRDRVAIDNLTFSVEEGEILGFLGPNGAGKSTTMKILTGFIPPSEGVARVGGFDVSKHPLEVKRRIGYLPETPPLYPEMTVRGYLRFVASLKRLPPRGLSDEVERVAALTGVTHVAERLLQNLSKGYKQRVGIAQALLGSPPVIILDEPTEGLDPAQRAEVRTLIKGLAGKHTVILSTHILPEVTMTCEKVLILNQGRIAAYDDLRKLAGTQGTAESASLEEVFIKLTAA; via the coding sequence ATGATTGAGGTGCAGCACCTCACCAAGCGGTACCGCGACCGCGTGGCCATCGACAACCTCACCTTCAGCGTCGAGGAGGGAGAGATTCTCGGCTTCCTCGGGCCGAACGGCGCGGGCAAGTCCACCACGATGAAGATTCTCACCGGCTTCATTCCCCCCTCGGAGGGAGTGGCCCGGGTGGGAGGCTTTGACGTCTCCAAGCACCCGCTCGAGGTGAAGCGCCGCATCGGCTACCTGCCGGAGACTCCGCCGCTCTATCCGGAGATGACGGTGCGCGGCTATCTGCGCTTCGTCGCGTCGCTCAAGCGCCTGCCGCCTCGAGGGCTCTCCGACGAGGTGGAGCGCGTGGCGGCCCTCACCGGCGTCACCCACGTCGCGGAGCGCCTCCTCCAGAATCTCTCCAAGGGCTACAAGCAGCGCGTGGGCATCGCCCAGGCGCTCCTGGGCTCACCGCCCGTCATCATCCTCGACGAGCCCACGGAAGGATTGGACCCCGCGCAGCGCGCGGAGGTGCGCACGCTCATCAAGGGCCTCGCGGGCAAGCACACCGTCATCCTCTCCACGCACATCCTCCCGGAAGTGACGATGACGTGCGAGAAGGTCCTCATCCTCAACCAGGGGCGCATCGCCGCCTACGACGACTTGCGGAAGCTGGCCGGGACACAAGGCACGGCCGAGAGCGCGTCGCTGGAAGAGGTCTTCATCAAGCTGACCGCCGCCTGA
- a CDS encoding ABC transporter permease, translated as MRTALAIARKELSIYFTTPWAYGVFTAMAALSSFLFVNLLVEFQLRQAEARASSWEQMSPNLHAYRNLTDGVVVPLWGIVIAITLFVAPFLSMRLFAEEKRNKTFELLMTAPVRSIELVLGKYLGGLGIISATLGTTLIFPLVLSFHGHAESGTALDWTTVLLGFGGVLLWGATCMAVGLFISALTESQMLAAFLTFAVLLPWMMLTGVAQSAEEPLRSVLLHLSFDAQLHEMTRGVLEVKALVFFASVIAFSLLLTHRTVEARRWA; from the coding sequence ATGCGCACTGCCCTGGCCATCGCCCGCAAGGAACTGTCCATCTACTTCACCACCCCATGGGCCTATGGCGTCTTCACGGCCATGGCGGCGCTCTCGTCGTTCCTCTTCGTGAACCTGCTCGTGGAGTTCCAACTGAGACAGGCCGAGGCACGCGCCAGCTCGTGGGAGCAGATGTCCCCGAACCTCCATGCGTACCGCAACCTCACCGACGGGGTGGTCGTCCCGCTGTGGGGCATCGTCATCGCCATCACGCTGTTCGTCGCGCCGTTCCTCTCGATGCGGCTGTTCGCCGAGGAGAAGCGCAACAAGACCTTCGAGCTACTCATGACCGCGCCCGTGCGGTCCATCGAGCTCGTCCTGGGCAAGTACCTGGGCGGCCTGGGCATCATCTCCGCGACGCTAGGCACCACGCTCATCTTCCCGCTGGTGCTCTCCTTTCATGGCCACGCAGAGTCCGGCACCGCGCTGGACTGGACCACCGTGCTGCTGGGCTTCGGTGGCGTCCTGCTGTGGGGGGCCACCTGCATGGCGGTGGGGCTGTTCATCTCCGCGCTGACGGAGAGCCAGATGCTCGCGGCCTTCCTCACCTTCGCGGTGCTGCTGCCGTGGATGATGCTGACCGGCGTCGCTCAATCAGCGGAGGAGCCCCTGCGCTCCGTGCTGCTGCACCTGTCCTTCGACGCCCAACTCCACGAGATGACCCGGGGTGTCCTCGAGGTGAAGGCGCTCGTGTTCTTCGCTTCCGTCATCGCCTTCTCGCTGCTGCTCACGCACCGCACCGTGGAGGCACGGCGTTGGGCCTGA
- a CDS encoding GldG family protein, giving the protein MKATHLGQYLGALGLMLLLSSPVTLFITSGSLLAAGVKAGLGLVLVGVFLATNLTSFRQFATSQASVALLRSGLVVLAVLCGLVALNYVAATKGARWDLTQGRIHSLSPQTVTALESLPEKVVAIGFLPPTHEANALLESLFQRYHEQVPERFEYQLLDPNNNPELAARFNLRAGQASVVLVRGEGPNASHTTAASVSEQDLTNALIRLTSVGTQRVYFITGHGEWPLEKDQANPSDPGATLSELRRQLLHEGYAADAMYLVGTTDIPRDASLVIIAGARVPYTQPEVEVLRKYLAGGGRMLYFADVGLEDGLGPLLAEYGIQLDEGIAADSQFNSGNPYVLVSKFYSNHAIVQPLLQRNLNVQLPMARSLGLLREGLAPGVRVEPMVHTSQNGWVETTPTQNAVPSDGEKAGQLTLAAAITRDTSDTPDKRFGEARLVVLGDADLLLDSNWGHEANRNLVMNALGWASHQVARITVRPPDREVSTLELDLSAVKRMRFIATDLFPLTLMGLGIAIWLARRHK; this is encoded by the coding sequence ATGAAAGCGACCCACCTCGGACAGTACCTGGGCGCCCTCGGGCTCATGCTGCTCCTGTCCAGTCCCGTCACGCTCTTCATCACGTCCGGCAGCCTCCTCGCCGCGGGCGTCAAGGCGGGCCTCGGGCTGGTGCTGGTCGGTGTGTTCCTGGCCACCAACCTCACGTCCTTCCGCCAGTTCGCCACGAGTCAGGCGAGTGTCGCCTTGCTGCGCTCCGGGCTCGTCGTGCTCGCGGTGCTGTGCGGGCTGGTGGCGCTCAACTACGTGGCCGCCACGAAGGGCGCGCGGTGGGACCTGACGCAAGGGAGGATCCACTCGCTCTCTCCGCAGACCGTCACCGCGCTGGAGTCGCTGCCGGAGAAGGTCGTCGCCATCGGCTTCCTGCCGCCCACGCATGAAGCCAACGCCCTGCTGGAGTCGCTGTTCCAGCGCTACCACGAGCAGGTGCCGGAGCGTTTCGAGTACCAGCTCCTCGACCCGAACAACAACCCGGAGCTGGCCGCGCGGTTCAACCTCCGGGCGGGTCAGGCCAGCGTCGTGCTGGTCCGAGGCGAGGGACCCAATGCCTCGCACACCACCGCCGCCAGCGTCTCCGAGCAGGACCTGACCAACGCGCTCATCCGGCTGACGTCGGTGGGCACGCAGCGGGTGTACTTCATCACGGGCCATGGAGAGTGGCCGCTGGAGAAGGACCAGGCCAATCCCTCCGACCCCGGCGCGACCCTGTCCGAGCTGCGCCGGCAGCTGCTGCACGAGGGCTACGCCGCCGACGCCATGTACCTCGTGGGCACGACGGATATCCCGCGCGACGCCTCGCTCGTCATCATCGCGGGAGCACGAGTGCCGTACACGCAGCCGGAGGTGGAGGTGCTGCGCAAGTACCTGGCGGGCGGTGGACGCATGCTCTACTTCGCGGACGTCGGACTGGAGGACGGACTCGGGCCGCTGCTGGCCGAATACGGAATCCAACTGGACGAAGGCATCGCCGCGGACTCGCAGTTCAACAGCGGCAACCCCTACGTGCTGGTCTCCAAGTTCTACAGCAACCACGCCATCGTCCAGCCCCTGCTGCAGCGCAACCTGAACGTGCAACTGCCCATGGCGCGCAGTCTCGGACTGCTGCGTGAAGGACTGGCGCCTGGCGTGCGCGTGGAGCCGATGGTTCACACCTCGCAGAACGGCTGGGTGGAGACCACGCCCACCCAGAACGCCGTGCCCTCCGATGGAGAGAAGGCAGGCCAACTCACGCTGGCCGCCGCCATCACCCGCGACACGAGCGACACGCCCGACAAGCGTTTCGGCGAGGCCCGGCTCGTGGTGCTGGGTGACGCGGACCTGCTCCTCGACTCCAACTGGGGACACGAGGCCAACCGCAACCTGGTGATGAACGCGCTGGGCTGGGCTTCCCACCAGGTGGCCAGAATCACCGTGCGTCCTCCGGACCGGGAGGTGTCCACGTTGGAGCTGGACCTGTCCGCCGTGAAGCGCATGCGCTTCATCGCCACCGACCTGTTCCCTCTCACCCTGATGGGCCTGGGCATCGCCATCTGGCTGGCGCGGCGGCACAAGTGA
- the hppD gene encoding 4-hydroxyphenylpyruvate dioxygenase, with amino-acid sequence MCGGTLMVSAAENPLGLNGFEFVEFTSPAPEAMIKLVEALGFTAYSKHPTKELVRYKQGDINLLISREPSGQAADFRADHGPSANAMAFRVGNARTSYELALERGAIAADPTVSSLGEGYYVIQGIGGSLLYLIDRHGPSGSIYDSWEQIPGAAEAEARNSVGLESLDHLTHNVRRGQMRTWSTFYNRIFGFTEQKYFDIKGQATGLFSQAMIAPDRNIRIPLNESQDDKSQIEEFIRLYKGEGIQHLALSTQDIYGTVEKLRARGVLLQDTLDTYYDLVDKRVPNHGEDLARMKKNRILIDGNEQEGLLLQIFTENLFGPIFFEIIQRKGNEGFGNGNFQALFESIELDQIRRGVIKVDKR; translated from the coding sequence ATGTGCGGAGGCACTCTCATGGTCAGCGCTGCGGAAAATCCCCTTGGGCTGAACGGCTTTGAGTTCGTGGAGTTCACGAGCCCCGCACCCGAGGCGATGATCAAGCTGGTGGAGGCGCTGGGCTTCACCGCCTACTCCAAGCATCCGACCAAGGAGCTGGTCCGCTACAAGCAGGGCGACATCAACCTGCTCATCAGCCGTGAGCCCTCGGGCCAGGCCGCCGACTTCCGGGCCGACCATGGTCCTTCCGCCAACGCCATGGCGTTCCGCGTGGGCAATGCCCGCACGTCCTATGAGCTGGCGCTGGAGCGCGGCGCCATCGCGGCGGACCCGACGGTCAGCTCCCTGGGCGAGGGCTACTATGTCATCCAGGGCATCGGTGGCAGCCTGCTGTATCTCATCGACCGGCACGGGCCGAGCGGCAGCATCTACGACTCCTGGGAGCAGATTCCCGGCGCCGCCGAGGCCGAGGCTCGCAACAGCGTGGGCCTGGAGTCGCTGGACCACCTGACGCACAACGTGCGCCGGGGCCAGATGCGGACCTGGTCGACGTTCTACAACCGCATCTTCGGCTTCACCGAGCAGAAGTACTTCGACATCAAGGGCCAGGCCACGGGCCTGTTCAGCCAGGCGATGATTGCGCCGGACCGCAACATCCGGATTCCGCTCAACGAGAGCCAGGACGACAAGTCCCAGATTGAAGAGTTCATCCGCCTGTACAAGGGCGAGGGCATCCAGCACCTGGCCCTGTCCACCCAGGACATCTACGGCACCGTCGAGAAGCTGCGCGCCCGCGGCGTGCTGCTCCAGGACACGCTCGACACGTACTACGACCTGGTCGACAAGCGCGTGCCGAACCACGGCGAGGACCTGGCGCGGATGAAGAAGAACCGCATCCTCATCGACGGCAACGAGCAGGAGGGCCTGCTCCTCCAGATCTTCACCGAGAACCTCTTCGGCCCCATCTTCTTCGAAATCATCCAGCGCAAGGGCAACGAGGGCTTCGGCAACGGCAACTTCCAGGCGCTCTTCGAGTCCATCGAGCTGGACCAGATTCGCCGCGGCGTCATCAAGGTCGACAAGCGGTAG
- the hmgA gene encoding homogentisate 1,2-dioxygenase yields the protein MTLDNRSAVTPKSGLRKAPGDYLSGFGNEFATEAVAGALPVGQNSPQRAPFGLYAEQLSGTAFTAARRDNRRSWLYRLRPSANHASFKVHPQGLLRGGPFDEVPPTPNRLRWSPLPAPTEPTDFIEGWVTYAGNGDPGVGAGLAVHLYRANRSMTDKVFFDADGELLIVPQAGKLTLVTEMGVLDLRPGEVGVVPRGVRFRAELPEGPVAGYICENHGALFRLPDLGPIGANGLANARDFLTPVAAFEDVDRPTLVIQKFQGRLWSSQFDHSPLDVVAWHGNLAPYKYDLARFNTIGTVSYDHPDPSIFTVLTSPSEVPGTANCDFVIFPPRWMVAENTFRPPYFHRNVMSEFMGLVHGAYDAKAGGFAPGGASLHNCMSGHGPDRASYEQAVKVDLKPHKIQDTLAFMFESRWVFRPTRFAMETPAMQLDYDHCWDGFEKARLP from the coding sequence GTGACCCTCGATAATCGAAGCGCGGTAACTCCGAAGAGCGGGCTGCGAAAGGCGCCCGGCGACTACCTCTCCGGATTCGGAAACGAGTTCGCGACAGAGGCCGTCGCGGGCGCGCTCCCCGTAGGACAGAACTCTCCGCAGCGAGCCCCCTTCGGGCTCTACGCGGAGCAGCTCTCCGGCACGGCCTTCACGGCGGCGCGCCGAGACAACCGGCGCTCCTGGCTGTACCGACTGCGGCCCAGCGCCAACCACGCGTCCTTCAAGGTCCACCCGCAGGGGCTCCTGCGCGGCGGGCCGTTCGACGAGGTTCCCCCCACGCCCAACCGGCTGCGGTGGAGCCCCCTGCCCGCGCCCACCGAGCCCACGGACTTCATCGAGGGCTGGGTCACCTACGCGGGCAACGGAGACCCGGGGGTCGGAGCGGGCCTCGCCGTTCATCTGTACCGCGCCAACCGGTCCATGACGGACAAGGTGTTCTTCGACGCGGACGGTGAGCTGCTCATCGTCCCGCAGGCTGGGAAGCTCACGCTCGTGACGGAGATGGGCGTGCTGGACCTGCGGCCCGGTGAGGTCGGCGTGGTGCCTCGCGGCGTGCGCTTCCGCGCGGAGCTGCCCGAGGGGCCCGTCGCCGGTTACATCTGTGAGAACCACGGCGCCCTCTTCCGCCTGCCGGACCTGGGGCCCATCGGCGCCAATGGCCTCGCCAACGCGCGGGACTTCCTGACGCCCGTGGCCGCGTTCGAGGACGTGGACCGCCCGACGCTCGTCATCCAGAAGTTCCAGGGCCGGCTGTGGTCCTCGCAGTTCGACCACTCGCCGCTCGACGTGGTGGCGTGGCACGGCAACCTGGCGCCGTACAAGTACGACCTGGCGCGGTTCAACACCATCGGTACGGTGAGCTACGACCATCCGGACCCGTCCATCTTCACGGTGCTGACGTCGCCCAGCGAAGTGCCGGGTACGGCCAACTGCGACTTCGTCATCTTCCCGCCCCGGTGGATGGTGGCGGAGAACACCTTCCGGCCGCCCTACTTCCATCGCAACGTGATGAGCGAGTTCATGGGGCTGGTGCATGGTGCGTACGACGCGAAGGCCGGCGGCTTTGCTCCGGGCGGCGCGTCGCTGCACAACTGCATGAGTGGCCATGGGCCGGACCGCGCCAGCTACGAGCAGGCGGTGAAGGTGGACCTGAAGCCGCACAAGATTCAGGACACGCTGGCGTTCATGTTCGAGTCCCGCTGGGTCTTCCGCCCCACGCGCTTCGCGATGGAGACGCCCGCGATGCAGTTGGACTACGACCACTGCTGGGATGGCTTCGAGAAGGCCCGCCTGCCTTGA
- a CDS encoding metallophosphoesterase family protein gives MAAVGDLHCREDQHGRFRHLVKQVNATADLLVLCGDLTDRGLLEEGKVLAEDLSALRVPCAAVLGNHDYEHGQVKEICAELAKVGVHILDGDHFIFEKVLGVAGVKGFGGGYGNATLQAFGEPQTKAFVQEAVTESLKLEAALSHLDTPRKVIIMHYAPIPETLEGENIEIRPFLGTSRLAMPIDHYGAEAVFHGHAHHGSLRGQTKSGIPVYNVAMPLLARHTPDQRYVLLEV, from the coding sequence TTGGCGGCAGTCGGTGACTTGCACTGCCGGGAGGACCAGCACGGACGCTTCCGTCATCTCGTCAAGCAGGTCAACGCCACGGCGGACCTGCTGGTGTTGTGCGGGGACCTGACGGACCGCGGCCTCCTGGAGGAAGGCAAGGTGCTCGCCGAGGACCTGTCCGCGCTGCGCGTGCCGTGCGCGGCCGTGCTGGGCAATCACGACTACGAGCACGGACAGGTGAAGGAGATCTGCGCCGAGCTGGCCAAGGTGGGCGTGCACATCCTCGATGGGGACCACTTCATCTTCGAGAAGGTGCTGGGCGTCGCGGGCGTGAAGGGCTTCGGCGGCGGCTACGGCAATGCGACGCTGCAAGCCTTCGGCGAACCGCAGACGAAGGCCTTCGTGCAGGAGGCGGTGACGGAGTCGCTCAAGCTGGAGGCCGCGCTGAGCCACCTGGATACCCCCAGGAAGGTCATCATCATGCACTACGCCCCCATCCCGGAGACGTTGGAGGGGGAGAACATCGAGATTCGCCCCTTCCTCGGCACCAGCCGCCTGGCCATGCCCATTGACCACTACGGCGCGGAGGCGGTGTTCCACGGGCATGCACACCATGGCTCGCTCCGGGGGCAGACCAAGAGCGGCATCCCGGTCTACAACGTCGCGATGCCGCTGCTCGCGCGCCACACGCCGGACCAGCGCTACGTCCTGCTGGAGGTCTAG
- a CDS encoding Rieske (2Fe-2S) protein → MSLPTRQRVYTTPPDVTLCPVDALQDPGARNIVMQIEEAFFHGFLVRKGDQVHGYVDRCPHAGLPLARVLDQYLTPDKQLIHCSWHGALFQLEDGRCVGGPCQGASLTSWPVKVEGGMVITA, encoded by the coding sequence TTGAGCCTTCCAACCCGGCAGCGCGTCTACACGACGCCTCCCGACGTCACGCTCTGCCCGGTGGACGCCTTGCAGGACCCGGGCGCGCGCAACATCGTGATGCAAATCGAGGAGGCCTTCTTCCACGGCTTCCTCGTGCGCAAGGGTGACCAGGTCCACGGCTACGTGGACCGGTGTCCCCACGCGGGCCTTCCCCTGGCGCGAGTGCTGGACCAGTACCTGACTCCCGACAAGCAGCTCATCCACTGCTCGTGGCACGGGGCCCTCTTCCAGTTGGAGGACGGCAGGTGCGTGGGAGGCCCGTGCCAGGGCGCCTCGCTGACGTCCTGGCCCGTGAAGGTCGAAGGCGGGATGGTCATCACCGCCTGA
- a CDS encoding DUF4340 domain-containing protein, producing MSAPGKSLVALLILGAGGLGLYAWNSSRKPSAPKAREQHVASEQLFAPRAQDTQGTKAPSPVFTHITVRAQGTTTELTRKPKGEWRLVAPVKTRAEAAAVEALLETLGSSTASPVVNEAPTDADLEKYGLRAPVFTVTARAYLPDASGGGADDPSRLHTVTLHGGVENTFDGSVYVRREGDLKVYAAQGSVRWSLDKDTFALRSKEILGELETASLVSIDVRTQGRGYLLEHDVGTPRWRLTKPVAERADEARVSALLKSLKEQRALSFPEDSTPLRKKLGLEAPLIDARFTLRSGEPVRIRLAQVMEEGTVRVHALREQGAHAVLGEVPESALTVLDVDVRELKDQHVLSFRREEVRRVVFHPGGGASPITVANLSPGDGGTEAWHVESPTPGKAQHFRVVSLLRALGSLKATAFGEAKPRSWAKYGISESSAGVRLLNQEGLELARLWLGTPVPDSADLSYARGSGPEVLEVSIEGLELPRRAEDLTDALPAPAPEEAATP from the coding sequence GTGAGCGCCCCGGGGAAGAGCCTGGTCGCGTTGCTGATCCTGGGCGCTGGAGGCCTGGGTCTCTACGCGTGGAACTCCTCCCGGAAGCCCTCGGCACCGAAGGCCCGCGAACAGCACGTCGCGTCCGAACAACTCTTCGCCCCGCGCGCACAAGACACCCAGGGCACGAAGGCGCCCTCACCGGTCTTCACGCACATCACCGTGCGGGCCCAGGGAACCACCACCGAGCTGACTCGCAAGCCCAAGGGCGAGTGGCGACTGGTGGCGCCCGTGAAGACTCGCGCGGAGGCCGCCGCCGTGGAGGCCCTGCTCGAAACGCTGGGCAGCTCGACGGCCAGCCCGGTCGTGAACGAAGCCCCCACCGACGCGGACCTGGAGAAGTACGGCCTGCGCGCGCCCGTCTTCACCGTCACGGCCCGGGCCTATCTCCCGGACGCCAGCGGCGGCGGTGCCGACGACCCGAGCCGCCTGCACACCGTGACGCTCCACGGGGGTGTCGAGAACACGTTCGACGGCTCGGTGTACGTGCGCCGCGAGGGAGACCTCAAGGTGTACGCGGCGCAAGGCTCCGTGCGGTGGAGCCTGGACAAGGACACATTCGCGCTGCGGTCGAAGGAGATTCTCGGTGAGCTGGAGACCGCATCCCTCGTGAGCATCGACGTGCGGACGCAAGGCCGCGGCTACCTCCTGGAGCACGACGTGGGCACGCCGCGATGGCGGCTGACGAAGCCCGTGGCCGAGCGCGCGGATGAAGCTCGAGTCTCCGCCTTGTTGAAGTCGCTGAAGGAGCAGCGGGCGCTCTCGTTCCCGGAGGACTCCACTCCCTTGCGGAAGAAGCTGGGCCTGGAGGCGCCACTCATCGACGCACGCTTCACCCTTCGCTCGGGCGAGCCGGTCCGCATCCGCCTGGCGCAGGTGATGGAAGAGGGAACGGTGCGCGTCCACGCGCTGCGGGAGCAAGGTGCGCACGCGGTTCTGGGCGAAGTCCCCGAGAGCGCTCTCACCGTGCTGGATGTGGACGTGCGGGAGCTGAAGGACCAGCACGTGCTGAGCTTCCGCCGCGAGGAAGTGCGGCGCGTGGTGTTCCATCCCGGTGGCGGCGCGTCCCCCATCACCGTGGCCAATCTGTCCCCGGGTGATGGCGGCACCGAAGCGTGGCACGTGGAGTCGCCGACGCCGGGCAAGGCCCAGCACTTCCGGGTGGTGTCCCTGCTGCGTGCGCTGGGCTCGCTCAAGGCGACGGCCTTCGGCGAGGCGAAGCCCCGAAGCTGGGCGAAGTACGGCATCAGCGAGAGCTCCGCCGGCGTGCGGTTGCTCAATCAAGAAGGACTCGAGCTCGCACGGCTGTGGCTGGGCACCCCCGTCCCGGACTCCGCCGACTTGAGCTACGCGCGCGGCTCCGGTCCCGAGGTGCTGGAGGTCAGCATCGAGGGGCTCGAGCTGCCTCGACGGGCCGAGGACCTCACCGACGCCCTCCCCGCCCCCGCGCCAGAGGAAGCCGCCACCCCTTGA